The Schistocerca piceifrons isolate TAMUIC-IGC-003096 unplaced genomic scaffold, iqSchPice1.1 HiC_scaffold_2112, whole genome shotgun sequence genome has a segment encoding these proteins:
- the LOC124742019 gene encoding piggyBac transposable element-derived protein 4-like codes for MRPLNDRELEEIVNASPDEGSLSEFEDHISNASESECSDDSYDSPQPIQNSVETFLSKNGNIEWQLHPPAQHGRLPASNIIKSTPGVTRYAVSRISDVKCSFEAVFHTALQNEIIEMTNIEGQRVYGEQWTDIDGSVFHAYLGLLLLAGVYRSHGESTKSLWDKDTGRNIFRATMSHETFCKISRVLRFDKKSTREERRRTDKLAAIRSIWEKWVEVLPKLYNPGENVTVDEQLVAFRGRCPFKQYIPSKPAKYGIKIWTMCDSKTSYVLKAQIYTGKVSGAAPERNQGMRVVSDLTSELRGQNITCDNFFTSYNLGQLLLKRKLTMLGTIRKNKPELPHKMTNKEVHSSSFYFTNDTTVVNYIPKRHKNVVLMSTLHHDAEISDRADKKPKMILDYNSTKGAVDTLDQLLGTYTCKRKSNRWPMIVFYNILDVSAYNAYVLWISVDPNWNASKLTRRRIFLEELGKSLIKEHIASRTHFPRTEDSLRMVTSIQNPNDVGGVSESVTTRKSTKRARCKFCPSSNDNKTNMVCGKCSKHICKKHVTYLCPQCKQYWNRTTMSIAKTVPKFMFLKHSDRSGHIDPNSIYVK; via the exons atgagaccattgaatgatcgtgagttggaagaaatagtaaatgcctcaccagatgaaggatcactttctgagtttgaagatcacatcagcaatgcatctgaaagcgagtgttccgatgacagttacgacagtccacagcccatacaaaatagtgtagagacttttctttctaaaaatgggaatatagaatggcagttgcatccaccagcacaacatggtcgcctaccagcttcgaacatcatcaagagtaccccaggagttaccaggtatgcagtcagcagaatatctgatgtaaaatgttcatttgaagcagtatttcacacagcgcttcaaaatgaaataatagagatgacaaatattgaagggcagcgagtttatggtgaacagtggacagatattgatggttctgttttccatgcatacttaggactcttactcctagcgggtgtatatcgatctcatggggagtctacaaaaagtttgtgggataaagatactgggcgaaacatatttcgagcaaccatgtctcatgaaacattctgtaagatatcacgtgtcctgcgatttgacaagaaatctactagagaggaaagacgacgtactgacaaacttgccgcaattcgtagtatttgggagaagtgggtagaggtccttcctaaactgtataatccaggagaaaatgttactgttgacgagcagttagtagcatttagaggtcgctgtccattcaagcagtatatcccaagtaaaccggcaaaatatgggatcaaaatatggaccatgtgtgacagcaaaacttcatacgtactgaaagcccaaatttatacaggaaaggtgagtggagcggcaccagaaagaaatcagggaatgagggtggtatctgatctcacttctgagttacgtggtcagaatatcacgtgtgacaacttttttacgtcgtacaatttggggcagctgcttctgaaaaggaaattgactatgttgggaactatacggaaaaataagccggagcttccacacaaaatgaccaacaaggaggtacacagctcttcattttacttcacaaatgacactactgtggttaattatattcctaagagacacaagaatgttgtacttatgagcactctccaccatgatgcggaaatcagtgacagggctgataagaagccaaaaatgattttggactataattcaaccaaaggtgctgtagacacgcttgatcagttattaggtacatatacatgcaaacgaaaaagtaataggtggccaatgatagttttctacaatattcttgatgtttctgcttataatgcatacgttttgtggatttcggttgaccctaattggaatgcaagcaaattgactagaaggagaatattcttggaggaacttggaaagtcactgataaaagaacatattgcatcaagaacgcatttcccaagaacagaagattctttgagaatggtcacaagcatccaaaacccgaatgatgtgggtggtgtgtcagaatcggtaacaacaagaaaatctacaaaacgtgcacgctgtaagttctgtccatcaagtaatgacaataaaacaaacatggtgtgtggaaaatgtagtaaacatatttgcaagaaacatgtaacctacttgtgtccacagtgcaagca gtactggaatagaacaacaatgtcgatagctaaaactgtaccaaaatttatgtttctaaagcattctgataggtcgggtcatattgacccgaacagtatatatgtcaagtaa